One genomic window of Kosmotoga olearia TBF 19.5.1 includes the following:
- a CDS encoding endo-1,3-alpha-glucanase family glycosylhydrolase has translation MRKYILILAFSIILPVFVLGIVTIEIRGYTTSDWTQIEMNSPVIDGEVIEYKGIGNCQIIPWGIAIHKPQFDESKASFHIKLTFEDFIIEPEVVIKKGDIGETYVEIYASLESETVKIATLKNSENIADDPTNRKEFKITLNKLGENTNNDKKTEYERKTPRLTLAFYYAWYGTPEGPMGNGRWLHWYGAGMYYQGTNHPEIGLYDSWDEEILRAHMSEAVESGIDGFVVSWWGPGSYETDTIKKMLNIAKELNKKGKRFYISLYYEGYERWATRQETVDELCFALEEFAKDEYFLKVNGKPVIFIYSRAINSLSKEDWEYVVSQVREKCGPALFIADTLGAKFAKLFGGLHTYNVCGTFRKLPQMKLGLRFMNFQARKNGIIHVMNIMPGYDDTHVRVPGFSVDRENGKLYEELWKLVLNLDPDMVIITSWNEWHEGSEIEPSLEYGRKYLEITKKWSELWKERDQTKINKEALTGFFKKQFVPEINLLRASMYVKPDNKRIYIASDNLLAAYALRLLNDPLADTIEKELEKYNNGYDEKHEIIIGVKIPAIFYRRYNEYITSEFTEKFGLIDILYEKPDKSVIINSWKNYADLVVYRALNFLLDGNVREAENLFKTLMKMCDGYGFKDKAFKSYYETYKTGLMVLLAKRLEKAGSKIADDYRYEIEKAKLILTKTQAPEGGFTVGYEAKSGEIIQADDTNTETTSIVTIALLE, from the coding sequence ATGAGAAAATATATTCTCATTCTCGCTTTTTCCATCATTCTGCCCGTTTTTGTCCTCGGGATTGTGACAATAGAGATTAGAGGGTATACAACATCTGACTGGACACAAATAGAAATGAATTCACCTGTCATAGATGGAGAAGTTATTGAATACAAAGGAATCGGTAACTGTCAGATAATTCCCTGGGGAATAGCTATTCACAAACCCCAATTTGATGAATCAAAAGCTTCTTTCCACATAAAATTGACCTTCGAAGATTTCATCATAGAGCCTGAAGTTGTCATAAAAAAGGGAGATATAGGAGAAACCTACGTTGAGATATACGCTTCTCTCGAAAGTGAAACAGTAAAAATAGCCACCCTGAAGAATTCCGAAAACATAGCAGATGATCCGACCAACAGAAAAGAGTTCAAGATAACACTTAACAAGCTTGGCGAAAACACCAACAATGATAAGAAAACTGAATATGAGAGAAAAACACCCAGGCTTACGCTGGCATTTTACTACGCATGGTATGGAACTCCTGAAGGTCCTATGGGAAACGGACGATGGCTTCACTGGTATGGAGCGGGGATGTATTACCAAGGAACCAACCATCCCGAAATTGGCCTCTACGATTCATGGGATGAAGAGATTTTGAGAGCACATATGTCTGAAGCTGTCGAATCCGGCATAGATGGTTTCGTTGTTTCCTGGTGGGGTCCCGGCTCCTATGAAACGGATACCATCAAGAAAATGCTAAACATCGCGAAGGAATTAAACAAAAAAGGAAAAAGATTTTATATAAGCCTTTATTATGAAGGTTACGAAAGATGGGCTACCAGGCAAGAAACTGTAGATGAGCTTTGTTTCGCTCTGGAAGAGTTCGCTAAAGACGAATATTTTCTCAAAGTGAACGGCAAACCGGTGATCTTCATATACTCAAGGGCTATAAACAGTCTTTCAAAAGAAGATTGGGAATATGTTGTATCACAAGTCAGAGAAAAATGTGGTCCTGCACTTTTTATAGCCGACACTCTGGGTGCTAAATTCGCAAAACTCTTTGGCGGCCTGCACACTTACAACGTTTGCGGAACTTTTCGAAAACTTCCTCAGATGAAACTTGGTCTTAGATTCATGAATTTTCAGGCAAGGAAAAATGGGATAATCCACGTTATGAACATAATGCCAGGCTATGACGATACTCACGTAAGGGTTCCCGGATTTTCTGTTGATAGAGAAAACGGGAAACTCTATGAAGAATTATGGAAACTTGTTCTCAATCTTGACCCTGACATGGTAATAATAACAAGCTGGAATGAATGGCATGAAGGTTCAGAAATAGAGCCGAGCCTTGAATACGGACGAAAATATTTGGAAATAACAAAAAAATGGTCGGAATTATGGAAAGAGAGAGATCAAACAAAGATAAATAAGGAAGCCTTAACAGGCTTTTTCAAAAAACAGTTCGTTCCGGAAATCAACCTCCTCAGAGCCAGTATGTACGTAAAACCGGACAACAAAAGGATATACATTGCCAGCGATAACCTGTTAGCAGCTTATGCTTTGAGACTTTTAAACGATCCTCTTGCAGATACGATAGAAAAAGAACTTGAAAAATACAATAACGGTTATGATGAAAAGCATGAAATCATCATTGGTGTTAAGATACCAGCCATCTTCTACAGAAGGTACAACGAATATATAACCAGCGAATTCACCGAGAAATTTGGCTTAATTGACATACTTTATGAAAAACCAGATAAGTCAGTAATCATCAACAGCTGGAAAAATTATGCTGATCTGGTTGTTTATAGAGCTTTGAACTTCCTTTTAGATGGGAACGTAAGAGAAGCTGAAAATTTGTTTAAAACACTGATGAAGATGTGCGATGGATACGGATTTAAGGATAAAGCCTTCAAATCCTACTACGAAACATATAAAACTGGTTTGATGGTGCTCCTTGCGAAACGTTTGGAAAAAGCTGGTTCAAAAATTGCAGATGACTACCGTTATGAAATAGAAAAAGCCAAACTGATCCTCACAAAAACGCAGGCTCCCGAAGGCGGTTTTACCGTTGGATATGAAGCGAAGTCTGGAGAGATAATTCAGGCAGATGATACCAATACCGAAACAACCAGCATTGTGACAATCGCTCTTCTTGAATAA
- a CDS encoding GH92 family glycosyl hydrolase, with protein MKSFFVSLMLVFSIISPASVLDYVDPFIGTGGHGHTFPGATVPFGMVQLSPDTDIKGWDWCSGYHYSDSSIMGFSHTHLSGTGAADYGEIRIMPIVGNLKTLPGPKDDPDGGYRSRFRHETEIAKPGYYSVFLDDYGILAELTASTRVGVHRYTFPKTDEAYIILDLYHRIGDMAEKAWVKIVGNDEIEGYITGGHFCGARSPHTIYFVAKFSKPFEEFGTWKVFRIEPGNRKEKLRSRSDPFVGAYVRYSTEENEKIIIKVAVSYTGIEGARKNLSEVPDWDFDRVKKEAFAAWVKELNKIEVEGKIGDKIKFYTALYHSFIAPNIFSDIDGKYIGPDDKVHSADYPHYTVFSLWDTFRALHPLFVLLQPERNVDMIKSLLDIYDQSGWLPKWYKANRFTNCMIGTHADSVIADAYVKGLEGFDLQKAYKAMLKNATKTSRCFYEARGGLKYYIKKGYVPADRVGEATSRTLEFAYDDFCIAQFAKKLGKLKDYEKFMERSKNYKNVFDRETGFMRGRKYNGRWMDENNFDPAKVYKYFTEGNSWQWTFFVVSDMYGLIGLMGGKEAFSKKLDRFFSEDSNVDGPPDITGLIGQYAHGNEPSHHAAYLYVYANEPWKTQKMVRYIMDNLYQTGPEGLCGNDDCGQMSAWYVFSAMGFYPVCPGTPYYVIGSPIFNKVVVHLNNKRDFEIVAKNNSKDNLYISRAILNDKEIKRAWINHEEIIKGTKLVFEMSAKPDFSWGLENVPME; from the coding sequence ATGAAGAGTTTTTTTGTATCTTTAATGCTTGTGTTTTCAATCATTTCACCAGCCTCAGTTCTGGATTATGTCGATCCCTTCATAGGGACCGGGGGGCACGGTCACACATTTCCTGGGGCAACCGTTCCCTTTGGTATGGTTCAACTTAGCCCGGATACTGATATCAAAGGTTGGGATTGGTGTTCAGGTTATCATTATTCTGATTCCTCCATAATGGGCTTCAGCCACACACACCTCAGTGGAACAGGCGCAGCAGATTATGGTGAAATCAGAATAATGCCAATCGTTGGAAATTTGAAAACACTCCCGGGACCAAAAGACGATCCTGACGGAGGCTACCGATCCAGGTTCAGGCACGAAACAGAGATCGCAAAACCCGGATATTATTCAGTGTTTCTAGATGATTACGGGATACTCGCAGAACTAACCGCATCCACAAGAGTTGGAGTTCATAGATACACATTTCCGAAAACTGATGAAGCTTACATAATACTGGATCTCTACCACAGAATCGGTGACATGGCAGAGAAGGCATGGGTGAAAATAGTTGGAAACGATGAGATAGAAGGATACATAACCGGAGGACATTTCTGTGGTGCACGCTCTCCCCACACTATTTATTTCGTCGCTAAATTTTCGAAACCTTTCGAGGAATTTGGGACGTGGAAAGTTTTCAGGATAGAACCAGGCAATAGGAAAGAAAAGCTACGGAGTCGTTCAGACCCCTTCGTAGGAGCTTACGTTAGGTACTCGACTGAAGAAAACGAAAAAATAATCATAAAGGTAGCCGTGTCTTATACCGGTATAGAAGGTGCAAGAAAAAATCTTTCTGAGGTTCCGGATTGGGATTTTGATCGCGTCAAAAAAGAAGCCTTTGCCGCATGGGTAAAAGAACTCAATAAGATAGAAGTAGAAGGGAAAATTGGAGACAAAATAAAGTTCTACACAGCACTTTATCATTCGTTCATCGCACCAAATATTTTTTCCGATATAGATGGAAAGTACATAGGTCCAGATGATAAAGTCCATTCCGCTGATTATCCCCATTACACTGTTTTTTCTCTCTGGGATACCTTCAGAGCTCTTCATCCTTTATTCGTTCTTCTCCAACCTGAGAGAAATGTGGACATGATAAAAAGTTTGCTTGACATATACGATCAATCTGGCTGGCTTCCAAAATGGTACAAAGCGAACAGATTTACGAACTGCATGATAGGAACCCATGCAGACTCAGTTATAGCGGATGCCTACGTAAAAGGATTGGAAGGATTTGACCTCCAGAAAGCTTATAAAGCAATGCTAAAAAACGCTACCAAAACCTCAAGATGTTTTTATGAAGCCAGAGGAGGCTTGAAATACTACATAAAGAAAGGATATGTCCCTGCAGACAGGGTTGGTGAGGCAACCTCCAGAACCCTGGAATTTGCATACGATGATTTTTGTATAGCTCAATTTGCCAAAAAGCTCGGAAAACTCAAAGACTATGAAAAATTCATGGAAAGATCAAAAAACTACAAAAACGTTTTTGACCGTGAAACAGGGTTTATGAGAGGAAGAAAATACAACGGTCGCTGGATGGATGAAAATAACTTTGACCCAGCAAAAGTTTATAAATACTTCACAGAAGGAAATTCATGGCAATGGACTTTCTTCGTTGTTTCAGATATGTACGGCTTAATAGGCTTAATGGGAGGCAAAGAGGCCTTTTCCAAAAAGTTAGACAGATTCTTTTCGGAAGACAGCAATGTGGATGGACCACCTGATATAACGGGTCTTATAGGTCAGTACGCCCACGGGAACGAACCTTCACATCATGCTGCATACCTTTACGTTTATGCAAACGAACCGTGGAAAACCCAAAAGATGGTCAGATATATAATGGATAACCTCTACCAAACAGGACCTGAAGGATTGTGCGGTAACGATGACTGTGGTCAAATGTCTGCCTGGTATGTTTTTAGTGCGATGGGATTTTATCCAGTTTGCCCTGGAACACCGTATTACGTCATAGGTAGCCCCATTTTTAACAAAGTGGTGGTACACTTGAATAATAAAAGGGATTTCGAAATAGTTGCTAAAAACAACTCTAAAGATAACCTTTACATATCGCGGGCCATACTTAACGATAAAGAGATAAAGAGAGCCTGGATAAATCACGAGGAAATCATCAAAGGTACGAAACTCGTATTTGAAATGTCTGCAAAACCAGATTTTTCCTGGGGACTAGAAAATGTACCCATGGAATAA
- a CDS encoding GntR family transcriptional regulator has product MTPKAPYKLIIDFLREELKTKYSPGDKIPSENELAKMFGVSRLTARKAVEKLTDEGLLVRIPGIGTFVSEISKLAKNKVTYVGVAIGNVADVRGEAMVSKIVKTLRDFSVHAIFVDIGKSYSEDFEKKLSRLLDENVSGLIISPIKNLEESHTFKKFIEKKLPIVFIDRTISGFEEIPFVESNNYHGGYLLGEHLKNVHDSKKAIFVTEEGMDIFSVKERYNGFKNAFEKHVDVLFVEDIEDMRDKFIKTIKEGKYDSIFFCHDLLALSGITSLMMNGIRIPEDIRVVGFDDRIISKYTFPHITTVRQNFSEMGKVAALFMVKLLKGEKIPRAEHIPVKLVIRESCGCSTK; this is encoded by the coding sequence TTGACACCGAAAGCTCCTTATAAACTAATCATCGACTTTCTTAGAGAAGAACTGAAAACAAAATACTCTCCCGGTGACAAGATCCCATCTGAAAACGAGCTCGCCAAGATGTTCGGAGTGAGCAGGTTAACCGCAAGAAAAGCTGTTGAAAAGCTAACGGACGAGGGCCTTCTTGTCAGAATACCGGGTATCGGAACTTTTGTCTCTGAGATCTCCAAACTTGCGAAAAACAAAGTAACTTACGTCGGCGTCGCGATTGGAAATGTTGCTGATGTAAGAGGAGAAGCGATGGTATCAAAAATAGTCAAAACGTTGAGAGACTTCTCTGTCCATGCTATATTCGTAGACATTGGAAAAAGCTATTCCGAGGATTTTGAAAAAAAGCTTTCCCGTCTTCTGGACGAAAATGTCTCTGGACTTATAATATCACCTATAAAAAATCTTGAGGAAAGCCATACTTTCAAGAAGTTTATAGAAAAAAAACTACCCATAGTTTTCATAGACAGAACCATATCCGGTTTTGAAGAGATTCCTTTTGTAGAGTCAAACAACTACCACGGAGGCTATCTACTCGGAGAACACCTTAAAAATGTTCATGACTCAAAAAAAGCAATATTCGTTACCGAAGAAGGGATGGACATTTTCAGCGTTAAAGAAAGATACAACGGCTTCAAGAATGCTTTTGAAAAACATGTAGATGTTCTTTTTGTAGAGGATATAGAAGATATGCGGGACAAATTCATCAAAACAATAAAAGAAGGAAAATACGATTCCATATTCTTCTGTCACGATCTTTTAGCATTATCCGGAATAACCTCACTCATGATGAATGGAATAAGGATTCCGGAAGATATAAGAGTGGTCGGTTTTGACGATAGAATCATATCCAAATACACCTTTCCTCACATTACCACAGTAAGACAAAACTTCAGCGAAATGGGAAAAGTGGCAGCATTGTTCATGGTAAAGCTCCTAAAGGGAGAAAAGATTCCCAGAGCCGAACACATCCCGGTAAAATTAGTGATAAGAGAATCCTGCGGTTGCTCTACCAAATGA